The following coding sequences lie in one Thalassoglobus polymorphus genomic window:
- a CDS encoding DUF5690 family protein, which yields MIENQISEHANRNHVGSLILAATAAFCTYFCMYAFRKPFAAGTYEGQEFLGLGLKTVLVISQLAGYMVSKFIGIKVVAEMPAKYRATSIIGLILVAELALVGFAYAPDPVKVVMLFFNGLPLGMIFGIVLSYLEGRKQTEALSAVLCASFIISSGVVKSVGRWLIEARGVSEFHMPMMTGVIFLVPLLLSVLALQLTPPPDQTDRKLRKVRSAMDRRQRNQFLAAYWPGLALMVLVYVALTVVRTIRDDFGVEIWQAMGVTETPSVFARSEMVVGLCVTALNGLAVCFVNNVTAIRNTVAMMCLAFLLVAASAFLQSSSQISPFVFMVLCGVGMYLPYVAFHTTVFERLIAASKHPCNLGFLMYLADAIGYLGYATLLMVKSKVPDSDQILPFFRFSMIFMAALSIVSLIGAVFFFSKTLESEELAEMEVLPEPIPQPES from the coding sequence ATGATTGAGAACCAAATTTCAGAACATGCGAACAGAAACCACGTTGGTTCGCTGATCCTGGCAGCGACCGCAGCTTTCTGTACTTACTTCTGCATGTATGCGTTTCGAAAGCCATTCGCTGCGGGAACATACGAAGGGCAAGAGTTTCTGGGGCTTGGGCTGAAAACTGTTTTGGTGATCTCCCAGCTTGCTGGCTACATGGTCTCCAAGTTCATCGGGATTAAAGTTGTGGCAGAGATGCCCGCAAAATACCGGGCCACTTCGATTATTGGACTGATTCTGGTCGCTGAGTTAGCTTTGGTCGGATTTGCTTATGCCCCAGATCCAGTCAAGGTGGTCATGCTCTTCTTTAACGGGTTACCACTGGGCATGATCTTCGGAATCGTGCTTTCTTACCTGGAAGGACGAAAGCAAACCGAAGCACTCTCTGCGGTACTCTGTGCCAGCTTTATTATTTCATCGGGTGTCGTGAAATCGGTAGGACGCTGGCTGATTGAAGCTCGCGGTGTGAGTGAATTTCATATGCCGATGATGACCGGGGTGATCTTTCTTGTCCCGTTGCTTCTCTCTGTACTGGCCTTGCAGCTCACGCCTCCCCCTGACCAGACAGATCGAAAACTTCGTAAAGTTCGAAGTGCAATGGACCGGAGGCAACGCAATCAGTTCCTCGCGGCATATTGGCCCGGGCTGGCCTTGATGGTGCTGGTGTATGTTGCCTTAACGGTCGTTCGAACAATTCGCGATGACTTCGGTGTCGAAATCTGGCAGGCCATGGGAGTCACTGAAACACCGTCCGTTTTTGCCAGATCGGAAATGGTTGTCGGGTTATGTGTGACGGCACTGAATGGCCTCGCTGTCTGCTTTGTGAACAACGTGACGGCGATTCGAAATACCGTCGCCATGATGTGTCTTGCGTTCCTACTGGTGGCTGCATCTGCGTTTCTCCAATCCAGCAGTCAAATCTCTCCGTTTGTATTTATGGTGTTGTGCGGGGTCGGGATGTATCTTCCGTATGTGGCATTTCATACGACTGTCTTCGAACGGCTGATCGCAGCTTCGAAACATCCTTGTAACTTGGGGTTTCTCATGTACCTTGCCGATGCTATTGGTTACCTGGGGTATGCAACTCTCTTGATGGTGAAATCGAAGGTTCCAGATAGTGACCAGATTCTGCCATTCTTTCGATTTTCGATGATTTTTATGGCTGCCCTTTCTATTGTCAGCTTGATCGGGGCAGTTTTCTTCTTCAGCAAGACTCTGGAAAGCGAAGAGCTCGCCGAGATGGAAGTTCTTCCTGAACCGATTCCTCAACCAGAGTCATAA
- a CDS encoding carboxypeptidase-like regulatory domain-containing protein, which produces MQPYKKIESFAVCFLVSILLVGCGSKNPLNRQSVSGTVTLNGQPVKAGSIEFHPQGTKGTMSGAVIADGKYSIATAQGLPPGTYTVRIFSADETAEREEVPGESNKLAVEKIPAKYNTESTLSKSVDAGKDNVFDFEILNE; this is translated from the coding sequence ATGCAGCCTTACAAAAAAATCGAGAGCTTTGCTGTTTGTTTTTTAGTATCAATTTTATTGGTCGGCTGCGGTTCTAAGAATCCCCTCAACCGGCAGTCGGTTTCAGGGACAGTCACATTGAATGGGCAACCAGTTAAGGCTGGTTCAATTGAGTTCCATCCCCAGGGAACGAAAGGAACAATGTCTGGGGCCGTGATCGCTGATGGAAAGTATTCGATCGCAACAGCACAAGGATTACCTCCCGGAACCTACACTGTGCGAATTTTCTCTGCCGATGAGACTGCGGAAAGAGAAGAAGTGCCAGGGGAATCCAATAAGTTGGCGGTCGAGAAAATCCCAGCGAAATACAATACGGAAAGTACTCTTAGTAAAAGCGTTGATGCGGGCAAGGATAACGTCTTTGATTTCGAAATTCTCAATGAGTAG
- a CDS encoding phosphonate degradation HD-domain oxygenase — MATPTTHKLLELFEKHGNSQYGGEDVTQLDHALQAATLAEKEGASPELIVAALLHDVGHLLHNLPENAPDQGIDDHHESLGYRFACQLFPESVTEPIRMHVVAKRYLCAVEPDYFSTLSQPSVVSLELQGGPMNEREVSEFERKPFAHDAVRLRRWDDTAKDPALKTPPLSHFEKYLSEVALKGSEE; from the coding sequence ATGGCAACACCGACAACTCATAAACTTCTGGAACTGTTCGAGAAACATGGCAACTCTCAGTATGGCGGGGAGGATGTCACTCAGCTTGATCATGCACTTCAGGCGGCGACACTTGCAGAGAAAGAAGGTGCGTCGCCTGAATTGATCGTCGCAGCCCTGCTCCACGATGTCGGGCACTTGCTCCACAATCTCCCGGAGAATGCTCCCGATCAGGGGATTGACGATCACCACGAAAGTTTGGGCTATCGATTTGCTTGTCAATTGTTTCCGGAATCTGTGACCGAACCGATCCGCATGCATGTTGTGGCGAAGCGGTATCTCTGTGCGGTCGAACCTGACTACTTCAGCACGTTGAGCCAGCCATCGGTTGTCAGTCTTGAACTGCAAGGCGGACCGATGAATGAACGTGAAGTTTCCGAATTTGAACGGAAGCCATTTGCACACGATGCCGTTCGTTTGCGACGTTGGGACGATACCGCCAAAGATCCCGCATTGAAAACACCACCACTCTCACACTTTGAAAAATACCTGAGTGAAGTCGCTCTCAAAGGAAGTGAAGAATGA
- a CDS encoding DUF1559 domain-containing protein — MPYRRRKMDGFTLIELLVVIAIIAILVALLLPAVQQAREAARRTQCKNNLKQIGIAMHNYHEVNNGLPVAQYSCCWGTWVVGIMPYIEQTALYDRYEKNRKYGIPSDTARYNHSVNLPVVRTRIKALSCPSDIDNAPFSGITNHSYAVNFGNTGYGQQSTLNGVTFGDAPFRISGNNTPARNKRFRDVTDGTSSTMMVAEVLQGQGRDLRGFLWWGDATQFTTYLPPNSSAPDRIYSSYYCNNQPEQNLPCAVSTSANPTMFASRSNHVGGIQTVLVDGSTRFVSENIDLDLWRGLSTARGNEVIGEF; from the coding sequence ATGCCTTACCGTAGACGAAAAATGGATGGGTTTACACTCATCGAATTGCTAGTGGTGATTGCAATCATAGCAATTTTAGTCGCACTGTTGCTTCCCGCGGTCCAGCAAGCTCGAGAAGCTGCACGGAGGACTCAGTGCAAAAATAACTTGAAGCAGATTGGCATTGCGATGCACAACTACCACGAGGTCAACAACGGCCTTCCGGTTGCACAGTATAGCTGTTGCTGGGGAACTTGGGTTGTGGGGATCATGCCTTACATTGAGCAGACTGCTCTTTACGATAGGTACGAAAAAAATCGAAAGTATGGGATTCCTTCAGACACAGCCCGCTATAACCATTCCGTCAATTTACCTGTTGTCCGTACTCGGATTAAGGCACTCTCTTGCCCAAGTGATATTGATAATGCACCCTTTTCAGGCATTACGAATCACAGCTATGCCGTGAATTTCGGGAATACAGGTTATGGTCAGCAGTCCACGTTAAATGGAGTCACATTTGGGGATGCTCCATTTCGAATTTCCGGGAATAACACACCAGCCAGGAATAAGCGATTCCGAGATGTGACAGACGGGACTTCATCCACGATGATGGTCGCCGAAGTGCTTCAGGGACAAGGCAGAGATTTGCGAGGTTTCCTGTGGTGGGGAGATGCTACTCAGTTCACTACATACTTACCACCGAATAGTTCAGCTCCAGATCGAATTTATTCATCTTACTACTGTAATAATCAGCCCGAGCAGAATTTGCCGTGTGCAGTTTCCACGAGTGCCAATCCGACAATGTTTGCCTCGAGAAGCAACCATGTTGGAGGAATTCAAACCGTTTTGGTTGATGGTTCAACGCGATTTGTTTCAGAGAATATTGACTTGGATCTTTGGCGCGGGTTGAGCACCGCTAGAGGAAATGAGGTGATTGGCGAGTTCTAG
- a CDS encoding zinc-binding dehydrogenase, translating into MNRNSERDTLLESGPLDPESESSLAAIFQVAGEPLKLLRFPIPTLDAHEALVRIECCTVCGSDLHTISGKRKEPTPSILGHEILGVVERIGSPPLCDVSGNSLEVGDRVTWSTCISCGECDRCLSGLPQKCFSIAKYGHDIAEGKYALSGGLAEFILLRKGSAIVKVDPALPAEVICPVNCATATVTAAYRVGGIIEGRRVLIFGAGMLGLTAAAFAKFNAAAHVTVCDTNAERLQLSERFGADSTIEWCDDAQEFSQRASACSVDGEFDLILELSGSSKAVEAACRLGAIGASVVLVGSVMKSPTVSLDPESIVRRWLCISGVHNYAPEDLLTAIQFLSDSHSRFPFSELVEKIFSLTDVNQAIEFAQNAKPVRIAIRPGFHGNTDNS; encoded by the coding sequence TTGAATCGCAATAGTGAAAGAGATACGTTGTTGGAATCAGGCCCGCTCGATCCCGAGTCAGAATCTTCTCTCGCTGCCATCTTTCAAGTAGCTGGTGAGCCATTAAAGCTGTTGCGGTTTCCGATCCCAACACTCGACGCGCATGAAGCTTTGGTCCGCATTGAATGTTGCACCGTTTGCGGAAGCGACTTGCACACCATCAGCGGGAAACGAAAAGAGCCGACCCCCTCAATTTTGGGGCATGAGATTCTCGGTGTCGTTGAACGTATTGGTTCTCCACCGTTATGCGATGTTTCAGGAAATTCACTCGAGGTCGGTGACCGAGTGACCTGGTCGACATGTATTTCATGCGGAGAATGTGATCGTTGTCTTTCTGGATTGCCGCAAAAGTGTTTTTCCATCGCCAAGTATGGGCATGACATCGCTGAAGGAAAATATGCACTCAGCGGAGGGCTGGCAGAATTTATTCTACTTCGCAAGGGTTCGGCAATCGTGAAGGTTGATCCCGCGCTCCCTGCGGAAGTTATCTGCCCTGTCAACTGCGCGACAGCCACTGTGACAGCGGCCTATCGGGTTGGGGGAATCATCGAAGGTCGCCGCGTCTTGATCTTCGGAGCAGGAATGCTGGGGCTGACAGCTGCCGCGTTTGCTAAGTTCAATGCTGCCGCTCATGTGACTGTTTGTGATACCAATGCAGAACGATTACAGCTTTCGGAACGATTCGGAGCTGATTCAACCATCGAATGGTGCGACGACGCCCAAGAGTTTAGCCAGCGTGCTTCTGCATGCTCCGTCGATGGGGAATTCGACCTGATTCTCGAACTCTCCGGTTCCTCGAAAGCTGTTGAAGCGGCCTGCCGATTGGGAGCCATCGGAGCCAGTGTTGTGTTGGTGGGATCAGTGATGAAGTCACCCACGGTTTCTCTTGATCCGGAAAGCATCGTTCGACGCTGGCTTTGCATCAGTGGAGTCCATAATTATGCTCCTGAGGACTTACTCACAGCAATTCAATTCCTCAGTGACTCTCATTCCAGATTTCCATTTAGTGAGTTGGTTGAAAAAATATTTTCGCTCACCGATGTGAATCAGGCGATTGAGTTTGCTCAGAACGCAAAACCGGTTCGCATTGCAATTCGGCCTGGATTCCATGGCAACACCGACAACTCATAA